In the Campylobacter showae genome, one interval contains:
- a CDS encoding protein hydE — protein sequence MILAYEFDCASENFAFLLKFYAQKSGLKFSLKKQRGLTTLYAQGAQEELLAFSDMLASSLPHSVFLRGSKVYASQNLPQGETSEPVNALSNITPRVVSAYFKGELEECENGVFSDVCVFTDGKFTPVTKANFNELLDFAFKNLSAGVKFKDISGEFEASNFTELNENFNLLMPTNLKNLPKIFIANKAEQVALASYEKPAVTLKTTAIYRGNHPNSPRFFDVCAPRDIFVYALCDKLFKAGANFIAFLAQKPPFKATVLENGYIFSGSRIYYSRANLSEVEGAADKNLANFNLAKKEFDEEGGIARIFLSRFKDDEVKIYPKFDDFNVLNFALPASFDELYAQIRREEGGESLLQNYGESFSLPRGELNVQNGFFGLFCMAGALLGFDSDAQKSGEILLQNASDFNGAKGPRLDFKMLNKTHFDVVKFARSGMSFRLAGVDARLLSYGYAESLAYFLSDFSDALKQDFSVQNALLCGSLFENKTLANLTLKHLRTGLNAKFSKEFLIEEMF from the coding sequence ATGATTTTAGCTTACGAGTTTGACTGCGCGAGCGAAAATTTCGCCTTTCTTCTTAAATTTTACGCGCAAAAAAGCGGACTAAAATTTAGCCTCAAAAAACAGCGGGGTTTAACTACGCTTTACGCCCAGGGCGCGCAAGAGGAGCTTTTGGCGTTTTCGGATATGCTTGCTAGCTCGCTGCCTCACAGCGTGTTTTTGCGCGGCTCAAAGGTCTACGCGAGCCAAAATTTACCGCAAGGCGAAACGAGCGAGCCCGTAAACGCCCTCTCAAACATCACGCCGCGCGTCGTTAGCGCTTATTTTAAAGGTGAGCTAGAAGAGTGCGAGAACGGCGTTTTTAGCGATGTTTGCGTTTTTACGGACGGCAAATTTACGCCCGTAACGAAGGCGAATTTTAACGAGCTTTTGGATTTTGCTTTTAAAAATTTAAGCGCGGGCGTTAAATTTAAAGATATTAGCGGCGAATTTGAAGCGTCAAATTTTACCGAACTAAACGAAAATTTTAATCTTTTAATGCCTACAAATCTTAAAAATTTACCCAAAATTTTTATCGCAAACAAAGCCGAACAAGTAGCCCTAGCAAGCTACGAAAAGCCCGCCGTTACGCTAAAAACGACGGCTATTTACCGCGGCAATCACCCAAACTCGCCTAGATTTTTTGACGTCTGCGCCCCTAGAGACATTTTCGTCTACGCGCTTTGCGACAAGCTTTTTAAAGCGGGCGCAAATTTTATCGCTTTTTTGGCGCAAAAGCCGCCGTTTAAGGCTACCGTACTTGAAAACGGATATATTTTTAGCGGCTCTAGGATTTATTATTCGCGCGCAAATTTGAGCGAAGTAGAGGGCGCCGCGGATAAAAATCTAGCGAATTTTAATCTCGCAAAAAAAGAATTCGACGAAGAAGGCGGGATAGCTAGGATATTTTTAAGCAGGTTTAAAGACGATGAAGTTAAAATTTACCCCAAATTTGATGATTTTAACGTCTTAAATTTCGCCTTGCCCGCAAGCTTTGACGAGCTTTACGCGCAGATAAGGCGCGAGGAGGGCGGCGAGAGTTTGCTTCAAAATTACGGCGAAAGCTTTAGCCTACCGCGCGGCGAGCTAAATGTACAAAACGGCTTTTTCGGGCTATTTTGCATGGCTGGAGCGCTGCTTGGATTTGATAGCGATGCGCAAAAATCGGGCGAAATTTTACTGCAAAACGCGAGCGATTTTAACGGCGCAAAAGGGCCTAGGCTTGATTTTAAAATGCTAAACAAAACGCATTTTGACGTCGTTAAATTTGCTAGAAGCGGCATGAGTTTTAGGCTCGCAGGCGTCGATGCGAGGCTGCTTAGCTACGGATACGCCGAGTCGTTAGCATATTTTTTGAGCGATTTTTCAGACGCGCTAAAGCAGGATTTTAGCGTGCAAAACGCGCTGCTTTGCGGCTCGCTTTTTGAGAACAAAACGCTTGCGAATTTGACGTTAAAGCATCTAAGAACAGGCTTAAACGCCAAATTTAGCAAAGAGTTTTTGATTGAAGAGATGTTTTAA
- a CDS encoding HyaD/HybD family hydrogenase maturation endopeptidase: MRVLVLGIGNVMFGDEGVGVHFVKMMERNYKFSPKIRAKFDSALNLDDKFDASNLDVANSNLSSDLASRDGFKFNADGANLELRFIDGGTLAMALTPLIAQADVLIVADCISADGGETGDVYFFGYEQMPPSISWNGSAHEVEMLETLRLMELAGDLPRTKILGIVPKRIEPMSFEISSQAQEGVNLMEKTLLNELSRLGFSYEKIANFSVSGIALEFSKKGAI, encoded by the coding sequence ATGCGGGTTTTGGTGCTAGGTATCGGCAACGTGATGTTTGGCGACGAGGGAGTTGGAGTGCATTTTGTCAAAATGATGGAGCGAAACTATAAATTTAGCCCTAAAATCAGGGCTAAATTTGACTCCGCTTTAAATTTGGACGATAAATTTGACGCGTCAAATTTGGACGTCGCAAACTCAAATTTAAGTAGCGATTTGGCTAGTCGAGACGGCTTTAAATTTAACGCGGACGGCGCAAATTTGGAGCTAAGATTTATCGATGGCGGTACGCTAGCTATGGCGCTAACGCCCCTTATAGCTCAGGCGGACGTTTTGATAGTCGCCGACTGCATCAGCGCAGATGGCGGCGAGACGGGGGATGTGTATTTTTTCGGTTACGAGCAGATGCCGCCATCTATCTCGTGGAACGGCTCCGCGCACGAAGTCGAGATGCTTGAGACTTTGCGCTTGATGGAGCTTGCGGGCGATTTGCCGCGGACTAAAATTTTAGGTATCGTGCCAAAACGCATCGAGCCTATGAGCTTTGAGATCTCGTCGCAGGCGCAAGAGGGCGTAAATTTGATGGAAAAGACGCTTTTAAACGAGCTTTCGCGGCTTGGATTTAGCTACGAAAAGATCGCAAATTTTAGCGTCTCTGGCATCGCTTTAGAGTTTTCAAAAAAGGGCGCGATATGA
- the cybH gene encoding Ni/Fe-hydrogenase, b-type cytochrome subunit produces the protein MSEHKFDRKSEYEFSIGLRATHWIRFFAITFLVVSGYYISYVFVSPEVTTEPVLFMNAKWRAAHQIAGFILIACFIFKLYLFIFDKYSRKEVVSIVDFFNPKVWIAQIKYYLFLGPHPHLKGVYNPLQFASYFFFYLVLFLICLTGLVLYVHVYHEGLGGLLYEPMRQCEELMGGLANVRTIHRICMWIIMIFVVAHVYMAVFNAVKGKNGAMDAIISGYKYVKDEH, from the coding sequence ATGAGCGAGCATAAATTTGACCGCAAAAGCGAGTATGAATTTTCCATCGGGCTTAGGGCGACGCACTGGATCAGGTTTTTTGCCATCACATTTTTAGTCGTGAGCGGATACTATATATCGTATGTTTTCGTTAGCCCCGAGGTCACGACCGAGCCCGTGCTGTTTATGAACGCCAAGTGGCGCGCGGCTCATCAGATCGCGGGGTTTATCTTGATAGCGTGCTTTATTTTCAAGCTCTACCTATTTATATTTGACAAATACAGCCGCAAAGAGGTCGTTAGTATCGTCGATTTTTTTAATCCCAAAGTCTGGATAGCGCAGATAAAATACTATCTGTTTTTAGGCCCGCACCCGCATCTAAAGGGCGTTTATAATCCGCTTCAGTTTGCGTCGTATTTTTTCTTTTATCTAGTGCTTTTTTTGATCTGCCTAACGGGTCTCGTTCTCTACGTCCACGTCTATCACGAGGGGCTTGGCGGGCTACTTTACGAGCCGATGAGGCAGTGCGAGGAGCTAATGGGCGGGTTAGCAAACGTCCGTACGATACACCGCATCTGCATGTGGATCATCATGATTTTCGTCGTAGCGCACGTATATATGGCGGTATTTAACGCCGTAAAAGGCAAAAACGGAGCTATGGACGCGATTATTAGCGGCTACAAATACGTAAAAGACGAGCACTGA
- a CDS encoding GDYXXLXY domain-containing protein has protein sequence MKLKLIFAAAVFQILAVIAMLAYAYAPIYFGKEILIRTTVYDPRDMFRGDYVRLSYGFASVYEPDKRDSNLSKRQQLHGAKIYAILKQDKDGRYKFDGYSFKQPNGGTFLAGRVDYNTANFGIEAFFMPPKKAQQMERDMMEFNATAVISVMDNGKARIKDIVIEKPKVGESNKR, from the coding sequence ATGAAACTAAAGCTGATTTTTGCCGCCGCGGTGTTTCAAATTTTAGCCGTGATCGCGATGCTTGCGTATGCGTACGCGCCGATATATTTTGGTAAAGAGATATTGATACGAACTACGGTTTACGATCCGCGCGATATGTTTCGCGGCGATTACGTGCGCCTTAGCTACGGCTTTGCGAGCGTTTACGAACCGGACAAAAGAGACTCGAATTTAAGCAAAAGGCAGCAGCTGCACGGTGCTAAAATTTACGCTATCTTAAAGCAAGATAAAGACGGTAGGTATAAATTTGACGGATATAGCTTTAAGCAACCTAACGGCGGGACGTTTTTAGCGGGCAGGGTTGATTATAATACCGCAAATTTCGGCATCGAAGCCTTTTTTATGCCGCCAAAAAAGGCGCAGCAGATGGAGCGAGATATGATGGAGTTTAACGCCACCGCCGTCATCAGCGTGATGGATAACGGCAAAGCTCGCATCAAGGATATCGTAATAGAAAAACCAAAAGTCGGAGAATCCAACAAGCGTTAA
- the hypF gene encoding carbamoyltransferase HypF, with amino-acid sequence MKRCFKYEISGLVQGVGFRPFVYNLALKFSLAGEIYNDDEGVKLTLCGPDEQIEKFEKALHEELPSLARIDEMRKTELEDAKFDEFKIVASKSAKKHAPILPDFALCTDCEREFYDPADPRYHYPFINCTNCGPRFSIIKSLPYDRANTTMNSFKMCEFCGGEYKNPLNRRYHAQPVSCPNCGPRLALKDKFGRVLALDNDSAKQAARLINEGKILAVKGLGGFHLMCRLKDDTVRLLRERKKRPRKPFAVMCKDVSRAKKYARISPEEERLLSSNLKPIVVLQSLPGAPIPSNLAPGLNKIGIFLPYTGIHLLLFEYLDGDVIATSANVSGEPIIYDEKDLREKLGSVIDFYLDNDREIHSPSDDSIAFVAGGEPIFIRTSRGVHPKFIRTKFKSEKTVLAVGAELKNQFAIFKDGELMISPYIGDLKNVATYERFCALINLFSEIYELKFDEIVADLHPHFLNLKWAREYAANLGPNITQIQHHHAHLLSVILENDLDAKREYLGFCFDGTGYGADGSVWGGEILKVRGKEYERVCKFDEILLIGGEASVKNIWQIAYAAILKYDLECEAEAFLAKFEPAKLKNIKILHEKQINCVKTSSLGRIFDAFAAVILGLDSISYEGEAGMSLEALFDANLDVCYEFEIRSDKICFKEAFKRALNDDAKTAATGFIKGLAKLVADVACAQPNDVLLAGGVFQNKALLENVILILKQKGKKYYINKNFSSNDSSVAIGQIALTLI; translated from the coding sequence TTGAAGAGATGTTTTAAATATGAAATTTCAGGTTTAGTCCAAGGCGTCGGCTTTCGCCCTTTTGTTTATAATCTAGCCCTTAAATTCAGCCTTGCGGGCGAAATTTACAACGACGACGAGGGCGTGAAGCTAACGCTTTGCGGCCCAGACGAGCAGATAGAAAAATTTGAAAAAGCGCTGCATGAGGAGCTACCCAGCCTCGCTCGCATCGACGAGATGAGAAAAACCGAGCTAGAGGACGCGAAATTTGACGAGTTTAAGATAGTCGCCTCAAAATCAGCCAAAAAACACGCGCCCATCTTGCCCGATTTTGCCCTCTGCACAGACTGCGAGCGCGAGTTTTACGATCCCGCAGACCCGAGGTATCATTATCCTTTTATCAACTGCACCAACTGCGGCCCGAGGTTTTCGATTATCAAGTCGCTGCCTTACGACCGCGCAAACACGACGATGAACTCGTTTAAGATGTGCGAATTTTGCGGCGGCGAATACAAAAATCCGCTAAATCGCCGCTATCATGCCCAGCCCGTCTCCTGCCCAAACTGCGGGCCTAGGCTTGCTCTAAAAGATAAATTCGGACGTGTTTTGGCGCTGGATAACGATAGCGCAAAGCAGGCCGCGCGTCTCATAAACGAGGGTAAAATTTTAGCCGTAAAAGGGCTTGGCGGATTTCATCTGATGTGCCGTTTAAAGGATGATACGGTGAGGCTTTTAAGAGAGCGAAAAAAGCGCCCTAGAAAGCCATTTGCCGTGATGTGCAAGGACGTTTCGCGCGCTAAAAAATACGCACGAATTTCGCCCGAAGAAGAGCGGCTTTTAAGCTCAAATTTAAAACCGATCGTCGTTTTGCAAAGCTTGCCTGGCGCGCCGATTCCGTCAAATTTGGCGCCGGGGCTTAATAAAATCGGCATATTTTTGCCCTACACGGGCATTCATCTTTTGCTTTTTGAGTACCTAGATGGCGACGTCATCGCTACCTCGGCCAACGTCTCGGGCGAGCCGATAATCTACGACGAAAAGGACCTGCGAGAAAAGCTGGGCAGCGTGATAGATTTTTACCTAGATAACGACCGCGAGATACACTCGCCAAGCGACGATAGTATCGCATTCGTAGCTGGCGGCGAGCCTATCTTTATCCGTACCAGCCGCGGCGTGCATCCTAAGTTTATCCGCACGAAATTTAAGAGCGAAAAGACCGTTTTGGCCGTCGGAGCGGAGCTAAAAAATCAGTTTGCGATCTTTAAGGACGGCGAGCTGATGATAAGCCCGTATATCGGCGATCTAAAAAACGTCGCGACCTATGAGCGTTTTTGCGCGCTAATCAATCTTTTTAGCGAGATTTACGAGCTAAAATTTGACGAGATCGTAGCGGATTTGCACCCGCACTTTTTAAACCTAAAATGGGCGCGCGAATACGCCGCGAATTTGGGCCCAAATATCACGCAAATCCAGCACCATCACGCGCATTTGCTATCGGTGATTTTAGAAAACGATTTGGACGCAAAGCGCGAGTATCTGGGCTTTTGCTTTGACGGTACGGGATACGGCGCGGACGGGAGCGTTTGGGGCGGAGAGATACTAAAAGTGCGCGGCAAGGAGTACGAGCGAGTTTGCAAATTTGACGAAATTTTGCTAATCGGCGGCGAAGCTAGCGTGAAAAATATCTGGCAGATCGCTTATGCCGCGATATTAAAATATGATTTAGAGTGCGAGGCGGAGGCGTTTTTAGCCAAATTTGAGCCCGCTAAGCTAAAAAATATAAAAATCTTGCACGAAAAGCAAATAAACTGCGTAAAAACTAGCTCGCTTGGACGTATATTCGACGCGTTTGCGGCGGTGATCTTGGGGCTTGATAGCATTAGCTACGAGGGGGAGGCGGGGATGAGCCTGGAGGCGCTTTTTGACGCAAATTTGGACGTCTGCTACGAGTTTGAAATCAGGAGTGATAAAATTTGCTTTAAAGAGGCCTTTAAAAGAGCTCTAAATGACGATGCTAAAACGGCTGCGACGGGCTTTATAAAGGGGCTTGCAAAGCTCGTAGCAGACGTGGCTTGCGCGCAGCCTAACGACGTCTTGCTAGCGGGTGGCGTTTTTCAAAATAAAGCCCTGCTTGAAAATGTAATTTTAATTCTTAAGCAAAAAGGTAAGAAGTATTACATAAATAAAAACTTTTCGTCAAACGACTCTTCGGTAGCTATCGGTCAAATCGCGCTTACATTAATTTAA
- a CDS encoding HypC/HybG/HupF family hydrogenase formation chaperone has product MCLSIPSKVVAIDEDNVATVETLGVSRRVSLDLIAEPVAVGEYVLIHVGYAMEKIDTKFALESIEIYRQIAKDMQNGRIGADEGDAGLSAMQAEANKPDAKEKA; this is encoded by the coding sequence ATGTGCCTCTCAATCCCGTCAAAAGTGGTCGCGATCGACGAAGATAACGTCGCTACCGTAGAGACGCTAGGCGTTAGTCGCCGCGTGAGCCTCGATCTCATCGCCGAGCCCGTGGCCGTCGGCGAATACGTGCTCATCCACGTCGGCTACGCGATGGAGAAAATCGATACGAAATTTGCGCTAGAAAGCATCGAAATCTACCGCCAAATCGCCAAAGATATGCAAAACGGCCGGATCGGCGCAGACGAGGGCGACGCGGGACTAAGCGCTATGCAAGCGGAGGCAAACAAGCCGGACGCAAAGGAAAAAGCGTGA
- a CDS encoding DUF2157 domain-containing protein — protein MVIFHKNFLADELAKWREEGLVSDEAARKIAARYDIDLSGANERRSFILKLVAYLFLALSLFTLVGANWEELPRALRLIIVLGILAAVNFSGVWAQKNGKETQATTLFFLGNFCYGAAIVLVAQIYHLGEHMPDGVLLWAVGALALALATRKSIIALQALVLGLIWFLMEFEFSGVSHGFLLFIVTCAAVLWRDDSRLLTAALFASVFVYIVSFVLYERYFLTDLRVDDAFYGVHFFALSYCLLAVCASFLLERAGKFELAFYLKNIGIVCGVGILCFDMSLYEDLHFARPWSYGAQNYENVLNGVTFLKSVFGALFAAFCAVSLGFAFYFKKYAAAIVGALLVALPFILDAFAGYEEGVFSLIGVCVAVALIKQNNMKFGIALIFWVAFVRYVDLVGDYVSASALFLVFALVVLGVSRISKKRSAK, from the coding sequence ATGGTGATATTTCATAAAAATTTTCTCGCAGACGAGCTTGCGAAGTGGCGAGAAGAAGGGCTAGTAAGCGACGAGGCGGCGCGCAAGATAGCGGCTAGATACGATATAGATTTATCGGGCGCAAACGAGCGGCGAAGCTTTATATTAAAACTCGTCGCGTATCTGTTTTTGGCGCTTTCGCTATTTACTTTGGTGGGCGCAAACTGGGAGGAGCTACCGCGCGCTCTAAGGCTAATCATTGTGCTTGGCATACTTGCGGCGGTAAATTTTAGCGGAGTTTGGGCGCAAAAAAACGGCAAAGAGACGCAGGCTACGACGCTGTTTTTTCTGGGTAACTTTTGCTACGGCGCGGCGATCGTTTTAGTCGCGCAAATTTACCATCTAGGCGAGCATATGCCTGACGGCGTGCTGCTGTGGGCGGTCGGAGCTTTGGCGCTAGCGCTTGCGACGCGTAAGTCCATCATCGCATTGCAAGCTCTTGTTTTGGGGCTTATTTGGTTTTTGATGGAGTTTGAGTTTAGCGGCGTTTCGCACGGATTTTTGTTATTTATAGTAACTTGCGCGGCCGTGCTTTGGCGCGACGACTCAAGGTTGCTGACCGCTGCGCTTTTTGCGAGCGTGTTTGTTTATATCGTTTCTTTCGTGCTTTACGAGCGATATTTCCTAACTGATTTGCGCGTGGACGATGCGTTTTACGGCGTTCATTTTTTTGCGCTTAGCTACTGCTTGCTCGCCGTTTGCGCTTCGTTTTTACTTGAGAGGGCGGGTAAATTTGAACTCGCGTTTTACCTTAAAAACATCGGCATCGTCTGCGGCGTGGGCATCTTGTGCTTTGATATGTCGCTTTACGAGGATTTGCATTTTGCGCGTCCGTGGTCTTACGGCGCGCAGAACTACGAGAATGTTTTGAACGGCGTTACGTTTTTAAAAAGCGTGTTTGGGGCGCTATTTGCCGCATTTTGCGCGGTATCTTTGGGGTTTGCATTTTACTTTAAAAAATACGCCGCCGCTATCGTCGGAGCGCTTTTAGTGGCTCTGCCTTTTATCTTAGACGCGTTTGCGGGCTACGAGGAGGGGGTGTTTTCGCTCATCGGCGTTTGCGTCGCGGTCGCTCTTATCAAGCAAAATAACATGAAATTCGGCATAGCGCTCATCTTTTGGGTGGCGTTCGTGCGCTACGTCGATCTAGTCGGTGATTACGTCAGCGCCAGCGCGCTATTTTTGGTATTTGCGCTCGTGGTGCTCGGGGTCTCTAGGATATCTAAAAAAAGGAGCGCGAAATGA
- a CDS encoding nickel-dependent hydrogenase large subunit produces the protein MSEQRIIIDPITRIEGHLRIEVVVDENNVVKEAYSGSTLWRGIEQVVKGRDPRDAGFFMQRICGVCTFSHYRAGIMAVEDALGITPPLNAQLTRTLMNNALYMHDHPVHFYQLHGLDWADVVSALSADVHKASDEAFKYCDTPYATGADKLKEVKERVEAFVKKGNLGPFANAYWGHPTYKFTPEQNLIVLSHYLECLRIQRTVAQMMAIFGSKNPHPQSLTVGGVTCVMDLLDPARLGEYLTKFQETADFINRAYYPDLVMAAKAYGSEPSVLKDVGVPNLFAYDEFLVGRNEYLIQGGAILNGDISKVYEVNGDKITEEATRAWYKNPAPLHPYDGETEPNYTGLKDMKTLGGSGKEVDTKVFDEKGKYSWIKAPRYDGKPMQVGPIASIIVNYAKGNERVVKIVDKFLKDTGLPLEAVFSTLGRTATRMLEAKLVADHGLTAFTSLVENLKTDQETCAKYVIDNGKEYKGNFQGNAPRGALSHWCRIKGGVITNWQAVVPSTWNASPKDAANVRGSYEECLIGLKIADLTKPLEIIRKIHSYDPCIACAVHVMDACGTQLGEYKINPNL, from the coding sequence ATGAGCGAGCAAAGAATAATAATAGACCCCATAACCAGGATAGAAGGCCACCTGCGCATAGAGGTTGTCGTGGATGAAAATAACGTAGTTAAAGAGGCCTACTCGGGCTCTACGCTTTGGCGCGGCATAGAGCAGGTCGTAAAGGGGCGAGATCCGAGGGATGCTGGATTTTTCATGCAGAGGATTTGCGGCGTTTGTACGTTTTCGCACTACCGCGCGGGCATCATGGCCGTCGAGGACGCGCTAGGCATCACGCCTCCGCTAAACGCGCAGCTAACGCGCACCCTTATGAATAACGCCCTTTATATGCACGATCATCCCGTGCATTTTTATCAGCTTCACGGCCTTGACTGGGCGGACGTAGTTTCGGCTCTAAGCGCGGACGTACACAAGGCTAGCGACGAGGCGTTTAAATACTGCGACACGCCTTACGCGACCGGCGCAGATAAGCTAAAAGAGGTAAAAGAGCGCGTTGAAGCCTTCGTAAAAAAGGGAAATTTAGGACCTTTTGCAAACGCCTACTGGGGACATCCGACTTATAAATTTACGCCCGAGCAAAATTTGATCGTGCTATCGCACTATCTAGAGTGCCTAAGGATACAAAGGACGGTGGCGCAGATGATGGCGATATTTGGCTCCAAAAACCCGCACCCCCAAAGCCTCACCGTGGGCGGCGTGACCTGCGTGATGGACTTGCTAGATCCCGCAAGACTAGGCGAATATCTAACCAAATTTCAAGAAACGGCTGATTTTATCAACCGAGCGTATTATCCAGATCTAGTCATGGCCGCTAAAGCCTACGGCAGCGAGCCAAGCGTGCTAAAAGACGTCGGCGTGCCAAATTTATTCGCTTACGACGAGTTTTTGGTCGGCAGAAACGAGTATCTGATCCAAGGCGGTGCTATCCTAAACGGCGACATCAGTAAGGTTTACGAAGTAAATGGCGACAAGATCACCGAGGAAGCCACTCGCGCATGGTATAAAAACCCGGCTCCGCTGCATCCGTACGACGGTGAAACCGAGCCAAACTACACCGGCCTAAAAGATATGAAAACATTGGGCGGCAGCGGCAAAGAGGTAGATACCAAAGTGTTTGACGAAAAGGGCAAATATAGCTGGATCAAAGCTCCTCGCTATGACGGCAAACCGATGCAGGTGGGACCGATAGCCAGCATCATCGTAAACTACGCCAAAGGTAACGAGCGCGTGGTGAAGATCGTAGATAAATTTTTAAAAGATACGGGACTTCCGCTTGAGGCGGTATTTTCTACGCTAGGCAGAACCGCAACCAGGATGCTAGAGGCTAAACTAGTAGCCGATCACGGACTAACCGCCTTTACTAGCTTAGTAGAAAATCTAAAAACCGATCAAGAAACCTGCGCTAAGTACGTCATAGATAATGGCAAGGAGTATAAGGGAAATTTTCAAGGCAACGCCCCTCGCGGCGCGCTCAGCCACTGGTGCCGCATAAAGGGCGGCGTGATAACTAACTGGCAAGCAGTCGTGCCTAGTACGTGGAACGCCTCGCCAAAAGACGCCGCAAACGTGCGCGGAAGCTACGAGGAGTGCCTCATCGGGCTAAAGATCGCCGATCTAACCAAGCCGCTTGAGATCATACGCAAGATTCACTCTTATGATCCTTGTATCGCATGCGCCGTGCACGTGATGGATGCGTGCGGCACGCAGCTAGGCGAATACAAAATCAACCCGAATTTGTGA
- the hypB gene encoding hydrogenase nickel incorporation protein HypB yields the protein MCKDCGCSLGGHDHAHTHADGTTHSHAHDHGAEHGHGAAHEHSHGHAHPALNDSKTVEVITKILSQNDEEAAHNRAHLDEHGILCVNLMSSPGSGKTTLLEATIKSGKFKIGVVEGDLETNQDADRIIKAGGKAHQITTGQACHLDAFMVHEGLHHLPLEGLDIVFVENVGNLVCPASYDVGSHFNVVLLSVPEGDDKVAKYPVMFRAADLIVITKTSLLPHFEFDVKKVVKEARKLNPKVDVVELDAKTGEGMEKWLGFLKFKKELR from the coding sequence ATGTGTAAAGATTGCGGATGCTCGCTGGGCGGGCACGACCACGCTCATACTCACGCCGACGGCACGACACACTCGCACGCTCACGATCACGGCGCCGAGCACGGACACGGCGCGGCTCACGAGCATAGTCACGGCCACGCACACCCGGCGCTAAACGACAGCAAAACCGTTGAAGTTATAACGAAAATTTTATCCCAAAACGACGAAGAGGCCGCGCACAACCGCGCTCACTTGGACGAGCACGGGATTTTATGCGTAAATCTCATGAGCAGCCCCGGCAGCGGCAAAACTACTCTACTAGAAGCTACGATAAAAAGCGGTAAATTTAAAATCGGCGTCGTCGAGGGCGATCTAGAAACCAACCAAGACGCCGACCGCATAATAAAAGCAGGCGGCAAAGCCCACCAAATCACGACCGGACAAGCATGTCACCTCGATGCGTTTATGGTGCACGAGGGGCTCCATCATCTGCCGCTAGAGGGCCTTGATATAGTTTTCGTAGAAAACGTCGGCAACCTCGTTTGTCCGGCTAGCTACGACGTCGGCTCGCACTTTAACGTCGTTCTGCTATCGGTGCCCGAAGGCGACGACAAGGTAGCTAAATACCCCGTGATGTTTCGCGCCGCCGATCTTATCGTGATAACCAAAACTTCGCTGTTGCCGCATTTTGAATTTGACGTTAAAAAAGTCGTCAAAGAGGCTCGCAAACTAAATCCAAAAGTTGACGTCGTCGAGCTTGACGCAAAAACGGGCGAGGGCATGGAGAAGTGGCTGGGTTTTTTAAAATTTAAAAAAGAGCTTAGATAA
- the nikR gene encoding nickel-responsive transcriptional regulator NikR, giving the protein MENIIRFSVSLPKQLLDELDNKISAQGYASRSEFTRDLIREKIVNDSWKDADEDLIGVLTLIYLHHQNDLVVKMMDIEHKANLHIACTTHVHVDHDNCLETLILRGKAGTIEKFSEKMGGLKGVKFAKLTKAAIPRS; this is encoded by the coding sequence GTGGAAAATATCATAAGATTCAGCGTCTCGTTGCCAAAGCAGTTATTAGACGAACTTGACAACAAAATAAGCGCTCAGGGCTATGCTTCGAGAAGTGAGTTCACTCGCGATCTGATTAGGGAAAAAATAGTAAATGACAGCTGGAAGGACGCAGATGAGGATCTTATCGGCGTTTTGACGCTCATTTATCTACATCACCAAAACGACCTCGTCGTGAAAATGATGGACATCGAGCACAAGGCGAACCTGCACATCGCCTGCACGACTCACGTCCACGTGGATCACGATAACTGCCTAGAGACTCTGATACTGCGCGGCAAAGCAGGGACTATCGAGAAATTTTCAGAAAAAATGGGCGGACTAAAAGGGGTTAAATTTGCAAAACTCACCAAGGCTGCCATCCCGCGCTCATAG